In Nitrospirota bacterium, one DNA window encodes the following:
- a CDS encoding YggT family protein — protein MFVAGHFFISIATVADIVLSAYTWILIISALISWVNPDPHNPVVKFLYLATEPVLRPIRRRIGTLGGIDISPVIVILLIRFVQSFVIASLKQFGSRLLY, from the coding sequence ATGTTTGTAGCCGGACATTTTTTTATATCTATCGCAACAGTAGCGGATATAGTGCTGAGCGCTTATACGTGGATTTTAATCATATCGGCCTTGATAAGTTGGGTAAATCCAGATCCTCATAACCCTGTGGTGAAGTTTTTGTATCTTGCCACAGAACCGGTTTTAAGACCTATACGACGGAGAATTGGCACCTTGGGCGGCATTGACATCTCACCAGTCATTGTTATTTTACTTATACGATTCGTACAGTCCTTTGTTATAGCCTCACTGAAGCAATTCGGCAGCAGGTTGCTGTACTAA
- the proC gene encoding pyrroline-5-carboxylate reductase has translation MKTGFIGGGNMAEALIKGLTANGFTNILVSEPVEIRCNFLEEHYHVTAMYDNLAVLKSSDTVIIAIKPQNMPALKEQVQGLDFAGKTIISIVAGIKLAALKSMFPEAYIVRVMPNTPALMLEAMSVLTSDTSVPKEILAKAENIFSAIGQVVVLPESMMDAVTAVSGSGPAFFALFTKCVIEAGAALGLPEDISSTLAIQTMKGTAKLLSSAQKPSELIKMVASPGGTTEAGLKVFEALGLKKTVSEALQSAALRSAELGK, from the coding sequence ATGAAAACAGGCTTTATAGGCGGCGGTAATATGGCTGAGGCTCTGATTAAAGGGCTTACTGCAAACGGTTTTACCAATATTTTAGTCTCCGAGCCGGTTGAGATAAGATGTAACTTCCTTGAAGAACACTACCATGTAACTGCCATGTATGACAACTTAGCCGTACTAAAGTCCTCAGATACGGTTATTATAGCGATTAAACCTCAGAATATGCCGGCACTTAAAGAACAAGTGCAGGGACTGGATTTCGCCGGTAAAACAATCATATCAATAGTAGCCGGGATAAAACTTGCAGCACTTAAGTCCATGTTTCCGGAGGCCTACATTGTGCGGGTGATGCCCAACACACCGGCTTTGATGCTTGAGGCGATGTCTGTGCTTACAAGTGATACATCAGTGCCAAAGGAGATTCTGGCAAAGGCGGAGAACATTTTTTCTGCAATAGGTCAGGTTGTTGTTTTACCTGAAAGTATGATGGATGCTGTTACGGCAGTGTCAGGAAGCGGTCCGGCTTTTTTTGCCCTCTTTACAAAATGCGTTATTGAGGCTGGTGCTGCTCTTGGGCTGCCTGAAGATATTTCAAGCACGCTGGCTATACAGACTATGAAAGGCACTGCGAAACTTCTGAGTTCCGCGCAGAAACCTTCTGAATTAATAAAAATGGTGGCATCCCCGGGTGGAACAACTGAGGCCGGACTAAAAGTGTTTGAAGCGCTTGGACTTAAAAAAACAGTTTCAGAGGCGTTGCAAAGTGCCGCACTCAGAAGCGCCGAGCTGGGTAAGTAA
- a CDS encoding aminotransferase class IV codes for MIVYLNGEFLPIEEAKISVLDHGFLYGDGFFETLRTYDGVIFKAEEHLKRFSRAVNLLGINLSITTDELKSLIYKTIELNALSDATVRVTVSRGAGPLGLDPGICPKPTIFIYANTFKPYPQSCYQQGIRVLTASVRRSPLDCPHWGCRTQIKSINFLPNILARIESGQSGSGEVLLLDVSGYMTECSVSNIFFVNAEKLYTPSLECGILDGITRKVVIDIAKEQGITVYEGKYFLNTLYRADEVFLTNTIMEIMPVRETDGRVFNHKRKVTELLSLLYKKTTNLNHHLTGEKIKES; via the coding sequence ATGATAGTGTATTTAAATGGTGAGTTTTTGCCGATTGAGGAGGCTAAAATATCAGTCCTTGATCATGGCTTTCTCTATGGGGATGGATTTTTTGAGACCCTTCGCACATATGACGGCGTGATTTTTAAGGCTGAGGAGCATTTAAAGAGGTTTAGCCGGGCAGTTAACCTGTTGGGTATTAATTTAAGTATAACTACGGATGAGTTAAAATCTTTAATTTATAAAACAATAGAATTAAACGCCCTGTCTGATGCAACCGTGCGGGTGACAGTGTCAAGAGGAGCCGGACCCCTTGGGCTTGATCCGGGAATTTGTCCAAAACCAACTATCTTTATATACGCAAACACTTTTAAACCGTATCCACAGTCCTGCTACCAGCAAGGTATCAGGGTACTGACGGCTTCAGTGAGGAGAAGCCCTCTTGATTGCCCGCACTGGGGATGCCGGACGCAGATTAAATCAATTAATTTTCTGCCTAACATTCTTGCAAGGATTGAATCCGGACAAAGCGGCTCAGGGGAGGTTCTTTTGCTTGATGTATCAGGATACATGACCGAGTGCAGTGTGTCAAATATTTTTTTTGTAAACGCTGAAAAACTATATACTCCGTCACTTGAGTGCGGAATTCTTGATGGCATTACGCGCAAGGTTGTCATAGACATTGCAAAGGAACAGGGTATAACTGTGTATGAGGGAAAATACTTTCTAAACACCCTGTATCGTGCCGATGAGGTTTTCTTAACAAACACTATAATGGAGATAATGCCGGTGAGGGAGACTGATGGCAGAGTTTTTAACCATAAACGAAAAGTGACTGAGTTGTTAAGTTTGCTGTATAAAAAAACAACCAACTTAAATCACCATTTAACCGGGGAGAAAATAAAAGAGAGTTAG
- a CDS encoding fused MFS/spermidine synthase gives MPKHYGNESVLYYKQSQHNELVVTVDDGKLTLWSPERVRQSVFDLKNPAVPGLEYAKYMLLALIFIPTPASVVSIGLGGGTIPTALSKLALQCLIHVVEIDMDIVFIAKNYFGFKETPLMKLSVDDGYSFIESCCDSFDIAMLDAYKGSSQPKSLSSKTFFKNLAKTLKPEGVCVVNLITTDTENLNNAVNNMKAVFRNTWYVECKTSRNVVYFASNHSYDEFILAANIKKIKELIPSGNPDLLINAKKLHTSDGLSIVKKLYQFAFKKGN, from the coding sequence ATGCCAAAACACTACGGAAATGAGTCAGTATTATATTATAAGCAAAGTCAACACAATGAGCTAGTAGTAACTGTTGATGACGGTAAGTTAACCCTGTGGTCGCCGGAAAGAGTACGACAGAGTGTCTTTGATTTAAAAAATCCTGCCGTCCCAGGTCTTGAGTACGCTAAGTATATGCTCCTTGCACTTATCTTTATCCCAACACCTGCATCAGTTGTTTCAATAGGGCTTGGGGGAGGAACGATTCCAACAGCGTTATCAAAACTTGCTCTTCAGTGTCTCATACATGTGGTGGAAATAGACATGGACATTGTGTTTATTGCTAAAAATTATTTTGGTTTTAAAGAAACGCCGCTTATGAAACTCTCTGTTGATGACGGGTACTCTTTTATTGAATCCTGTTGTGATTCATTTGATATAGCCATGCTGGATGCGTATAAGGGGAGTTCACAACCAAAGAGTCTCTCTTCAAAGACGTTCTTTAAAAATCTTGCTAAAACTCTGAAACCTGAGGGCGTTTGTGTGGTTAATCTTATAACTACAGATACGGAAAATCTCAATAACGCCGTAAACAATATGAAAGCAGTGTTTAGAAACACATGGTATGTAGAGTGTAAAACATCAAGAAATGTGGTTTACTTTGCATCAAACCATAGTTATGACGAGTTCATATTAGCTGCTAATATAAAAAAGATAAAGGAGCTGATTCCTTCAGGAAACCCTGATTTGTTAATAAACGCTAAAAAACTGCACACCAGCGATGGACTAAGCATTGTAAAAAAGTTATATCAATTCGCTTTTAAAAAGGGAAATTAG
- a CDS encoding cold shock domain-containing protein, translated as MAKGKVKWFNVSKGFGFITNEDGKDVFVHHSSIKGNGFKSLAEGEAVSFDIEKDPKGLRAINVVKL; from the coding sequence ATGGCTAAAGGTAAAGTCAAGTGGTTTAATGTATCCAAAGGTTTTGGATTTATCACCAACGAAGATGGTAAAGATGTATTTGTACACCACTCTTCTATTAAGGGTAATGGTTTTAAATCTCTTGCCGAAGGTGAAGCTGTTAGTTTTGACATCGAGAAAGACCCGAAGGGCCTTAGGGCAATTAACGTAGTTAAACTCTAA
- a CDS encoding alpha/beta hydrolase encodes MLVKRMLSLSLIFSIFILTVAVSNACGESAQITGVLLLHGKGGSPPTDDPVEVIGKRKGSHTEDSLNKLMSDMKYAGFIVIAPNMPYSGNREYCKSYEDTLTEVDSYVAQLRQKGATRIFIAGHSLGANVAIAYAAKASVDGVVAMAPGHVPEKPDFQSKLGDSLKRARQMAESGNGGTKDTFTDSNQGLTSTITTTADIYLSWFLPDGPAVMPSNAASIKPGTAFMWVVGTQDKMYKRGPSYAYNKVPSNTCNKYLVVNADHMNTPRVASEDIIKWIQDAAKCVSSAP; translated from the coding sequence ATGTTGGTAAAAAGAATGTTATCGCTTTCTTTAATTTTTTCAATCTTTATTTTAACAGTTGCAGTTAGTAATGCCTGTGGTGAGTCTGCGCAGATTACAGGCGTTTTACTATTGCACGGAAAGGGTGGTTCACCACCCACAGATGACCCTGTCGAAGTAATTGGAAAGAGAAAGGGTTCACACACAGAGGACTCTCTCAACAAACTTATGAGTGACATGAAATATGCCGGATTCATCGTTATAGCTCCCAATATGCCGTACTCTGGAAACAGGGAGTATTGTAAGAGCTATGAAGACACATTAACAGAGGTTGATTCCTATGTAGCTCAGCTAAGGCAAAAGGGAGCTACCAGGATATTTATTGCGGGACATAGTTTAGGAGCTAACGTTGCCATCGCGTACGCTGCCAAAGCATCCGTAGATGGTGTCGTTGCAATGGCTCCCGGCCATGTACCGGAAAAACCAGATTTTCAGTCAAAGCTTGGAGATAGCCTTAAGCGCGCAAGGCAAATGGCAGAAAGCGGCAATGGCGGAACAAAAGACACATTTACCGATTCCAATCAGGGGCTTACATCAACTATTACCACCACAGCAGATATTTATCTAAGCTGGTTTTTACCCGATGGTCCGGCTGTTATGCCATCAAATGCCGCGTCAATTAAACCTGGGACAGCGTTTATGTGGGTTGTCGGCACTCAGGACAAAATGTATAAGAGGGGCCCATCTTATGCTTATAACAAAGTACCCTCAAACACCTGTAATAAATACCTGGTTGTCAACGCAGACCACATGAACACTCCGAGGGTTGCATCAGAAGATATTATCAAGTGGATTCAGGATGCGGCTAAATGTGTTAGCTCTGCCCCCTGA
- a CDS encoding cupin domain-containing protein, translated as MVEVLDLKKLIKFNPEKFSKQMLSDKPEMRVALMCLEPGQEITPHKAPLRLMMFCVEGRGVFTVGDEEIEADAKTAILCDPQVQHGFKASKGEKLVVMAVVTPADTE; from the coding sequence ATGGTAGAAGTATTGGATTTAAAAAAGTTGATAAAGTTTAATCCGGAGAAATTTTCAAAACAGATGCTTTCAGATAAGCCGGAGATGAGAGTGGCACTGATGTGTTTAGAGCCGGGGCAGGAGATAACTCCGCATAAGGCACCGCTTAGGCTTATGATGTTTTGTGTGGAGGGCAGAGGGGTTTTTACAGTTGGAGATGAGGAGATAGAGGCGGACGCTAAAACCGCAATTCTTTGTGACCCTCAGGTGCAACACGGTTTTAAGGCCTCAAAAGGTGAAAAACTGGTCGTCATGGCTGTTGTCACACCGGCTGATACGGAGTAG
- the nadA gene encoding quinolinate synthase — protein MLKDRQLTEQIMELKDKRRALIIAHNYQRDEIQAIADLTGDSLELSRKAAETDAEVIVFCGVNFMAESASVLSPGKTVLIPALDAMCPMAEMIAVSSPRGIYKSFPGYSEPPGYVFPSNFSLRDIKARYPGVPVVAYVNTTADVKAESDVCCTSANVVQVIESLPGERVICIPDKNLSMWAQKNTKKEVIAWDGYCHVHDRVRTSDVLAARQLHPDALVMAHPECRIEVLEISDHVTSTSGMLRYANASTATEFIVGTEIGLLYRLRKENPDKTFYPLRKDMVCPNMKKTNLTLLYESLRDMKNIVKVPEEIRVPAKKALDRMLAISTNPLSKK, from the coding sequence ATTTTGAAAGACCGCCAGTTGACAGAGCAAATCATGGAGCTAAAGGACAAACGCAGAGCTCTTATAATCGCGCATAATTATCAACGGGATGAGATACAGGCAATAGCTGATCTTACGGGAGATTCCCTTGAACTTTCAAGAAAAGCAGCTGAAACTGATGCTGAGGTAATAGTGTTTTGCGGAGTGAATTTTATGGCTGAAAGCGCCTCTGTACTCTCTCCCGGTAAGACTGTGCTGATACCAGCTCTTGATGCAATGTGTCCGATGGCAGAGATGATAGCGGTTAGCTCCCCCAGGGGAATTTATAAGTCATTCCCGGGTTACTCTGAGCCTCCCGGGTATGTGTTTCCGTCAAACTTTTCACTAAGAGACATAAAGGCGAGGTATCCGGGTGTACCGGTAGTTGCCTATGTAAACACAACGGCAGATGTTAAGGCCGAATCTGATGTCTGCTGCACCTCGGCAAACGTGGTTCAGGTGATAGAGTCGCTGCCGGGTGAGCGAGTGATATGTATTCCGGATAAGAATCTTTCGATGTGGGCGCAAAAAAATACTAAAAAAGAGGTAATAGCCTGGGATGGCTACTGTCACGTCCATGACAGGGTGAGGACATCGGATGTTTTAGCGGCAAGGCAGTTGCACCCTGATGCTCTTGTTATGGCACATCCTGAGTGCAGGATAGAGGTTTTGGAAATATCCGACCATGTTACAAGTACCTCCGGGATGTTGAGATATGCCAACGCTTCAACGGCCACAGAATTCATAGTGGGCACAGAAATAGGGCTTCTTTACAGACTGAGAAAAGAAAATCCGGATAAGACTTTTTATCCGCTGCGTAAGGACATGGTCTGCCCGAATATGAAAAAAACCAATCTTACGCTTCTGTATGAGAGTCTCAGAGACATGAAAAACATTGTAAAAGTGCCGGAGGAGATAAGAGTTCCGGCTAAAAAAGCGCTTGACAGAATGCTTGCAATTAGCACAAATCCGCTTTCAAAGAAATAA
- a CDS encoding lytic transglycosylase domain-containing protein — MYPSCLLADIYIYDKGSGVVYYSNIKRAGYKTHIVKEKLSKKRARHKVAVASLPQESKSSPVSTVVNPDLSAYKDYEDIVHKKSAEHSLDPMLVKAVIKTESNWNNLAVSSKGAMGLMQLMPDTANFLSVGNPYDPVENIDGGIRYLKYLLNRFNGNVALALAAYNAGPNAVSRYGDTIPPYAETQDYVQRVLNTYNGVMIYSPHTTKSTDATGKTEISFASSRRIFRVVTSEGTTLYTNIRPGTLQ; from the coding sequence ATGTATCCATCCTGTCTTTTGGCAGATATATACATTTATGACAAAGGCAGTGGGGTGGTGTACTACTCTAACATAAAAAGAGCCGGGTACAAGACTCATATTGTGAAAGAGAAACTTTCTAAGAAGCGTGCTCGGCACAAGGTTGCCGTTGCCTCCTTACCTCAGGAATCAAAAAGCTCTCCAGTCTCTACAGTAGTAAATCCTGATTTGTCAGCATACAAAGACTACGAAGACATAGTCCACAAGAAATCTGCTGAGCACTCCCTTGACCCCATGTTGGTAAAGGCAGTGATTAAAACCGAATCTAACTGGAACAACCTTGCCGTATCGTCAAAAGGCGCAATGGGGCTTATGCAATTAATGCCGGATACCGCTAATTTCCTCTCTGTTGGAAACCCCTACGATCCTGTTGAAAACATAGATGGCGGTATAAGGTATCTGAAATACCTGCTTAACAGATTTAATGGAAATGTTGCATTAGCGCTTGCCGCCTATAATGCCGGACCCAATGCGGTATCTCGTTACGGAGATACCATTCCCCCATACGCAGAAACACAGGACTATGTGCAGAGAGTGCTAAATACGTATAACGGGGTAATGATATATTCACCGCACACAACAAAGTCCACAGACGCCACCGGAAAGACAGAGATAAGTTTTGCCTCATCGAGACGGATATTTCGGGTGGTGACCTCTGAAGGTACGACACTATACACAAACATTCGGCCCGGGACTTTGCAGTAA
- a CDS encoding sulfurtransferase TusA family protein, with protein MADIKADQVLDTKGLNCPMPVLKTKKALDGIDSGKILEVISTDAGSKSDIPALLSRLGHELLETKENGNVISFFIKKA; from the coding sequence ATGGCTGACATTAAAGCAGATCAGGTATTGGACACAAAGGGTTTAAACTGCCCGATGCCGGTGTTAAAGACTAAAAAGGCTTTGGATGGAATTGACTCCGGTAAAATACTTGAGGTGATATCAACAGATGCCGGTTCAAAGTCTGACATCCCTGCACTTTTAAGCAGATTGGGGCACGAGTTGCTGGAGACAAAAGAAAACGGTAACGTTATTTCCTTTTTTATTAAAAAGGCATAA
- a CDS encoding hybrid sensor histidine kinase/response regulator: MAFDRAKFVSMFVEEAKEHIAKMTEGFSTLEKDPGDIENLNALFRTAHTIKGSARMLKLASISEVAHKIEDVLDALKINQIVVTRQLISTLYKGIDTITELVERAGAGEDISGTATEVCTLLEELLNVPDESVVSEEKASGLEQITQTVAKTTHQTKNIETLRINATKLDTLIKLMGEIVTHHTRLKERLLGVKEVMRLSRAHFLKLDALSAEFPQLDGLSNDVLNINLKVKQLAGELTTDGNVQELLNETLQEVALAMRMVPLSTVFDSLGRTVRDISGTLGKDISFTVEGGETELDKKLVEKVSDPLIHMIRNSLDHGIEESSVRKAAGKPEVGEITLRAFYDSGNVVIEVADDGAGLAAEKLKGKALQRRLFDKAALYAMTDTEAYDLIFYPGISTASIITDVSGRGVGMDVVKKNIVDELKGTISIESKPGLGTRFTLRVPMTLAIMDLIVFKSAGLAFALPKNAVVEIVQVPEAELIDVVSSRALRLREELITVEPLDKVLGITDGGNGKKSGVLILVVSIGEDKLGLIIDSIVDEENMVIKPLPKHMRNLPLVFGVTVSGKNEIINLLNVSGVIKAARQGAGHARAAIPAATEHHAIKILVVDDSINTREVEKSILEAYGYEVDIAEDGIEALEKTGKQTYDVVITDVEMPRLDGFALTQTLRKDNNYSNTPIIIVTSREKEADRQRGIAVGADAYIVKGTFEQTNLLETIRSLAG, from the coding sequence ATGGCATTTGACAGAGCTAAATTTGTAAGCATGTTTGTTGAAGAGGCAAAAGAGCATATTGCAAAGATGACTGAGGGATTTTCAACTTTGGAAAAAGACCCCGGAGACATTGAAAACCTAAATGCACTCTTTCGCACAGCCCACACAATAAAGGGCTCCGCCCGTATGCTTAAACTTGCATCTATAAGCGAGGTGGCTCACAAAATTGAGGATGTACTCGATGCCCTTAAAATTAACCAAATAGTAGTGACACGGCAGCTAATATCTACTCTTTACAAGGGGATTGATACAATTACAGAGCTTGTGGAAAGAGCCGGAGCCGGAGAGGATATAAGCGGCACGGCAACTGAAGTCTGCACTTTGCTTGAAGAGCTTTTAAATGTACCGGATGAGTCAGTGGTTTCAGAGGAAAAAGCGTCTGGCCTTGAGCAAATCACGCAAACGGTGGCTAAAACCACTCATCAAACTAAAAACATAGAGACACTGCGCATAAACGCCACGAAACTTGACACACTTATAAAGCTAATGGGAGAAATTGTAACCCACCACACGCGGTTAAAAGAACGACTTCTCGGCGTAAAGGAGGTGATGCGTTTAAGCAGAGCACATTTTCTTAAGCTGGATGCCCTGAGTGCTGAATTTCCACAGTTAGATGGTTTAAGCAACGATGTTTTAAATATAAACTTGAAAGTTAAACAATTAGCGGGAGAACTGACAACGGATGGCAACGTGCAGGAGCTTCTCAACGAAACCCTTCAGGAGGTTGCTCTTGCAATGCGCATGGTACCGCTTTCCACCGTGTTTGACTCATTAGGGAGGACAGTCAGGGATATCTCAGGAACTCTCGGAAAGGATATAAGTTTTACAGTTGAGGGGGGAGAGACAGAGCTGGATAAAAAACTGGTCGAAAAGGTATCCGACCCTCTGATTCACATGATAAGAAACTCGCTGGATCACGGCATAGAGGAGAGCTCTGTGCGTAAAGCTGCCGGTAAACCTGAGGTTGGCGAAATAACGTTACGTGCTTTTTATGACTCAGGGAATGTTGTCATAGAGGTGGCTGATGATGGGGCGGGGCTTGCAGCTGAAAAACTTAAAGGCAAAGCTCTCCAGCGCCGTCTCTTTGATAAGGCCGCACTTTATGCTATGACTGATACAGAGGCATATGATTTAATTTTCTATCCGGGCATAAGCACCGCATCTATAATCACCGATGTTTCAGGCAGGGGAGTTGGCATGGACGTGGTTAAAAAAAATATCGTGGATGAGCTAAAAGGTACTATTTCCATAGAGAGTAAACCAGGTCTTGGAACAAGGTTTACTCTCAGAGTTCCCATGACACTTGCCATAATGGATTTGATTGTGTTTAAGAGTGCAGGTCTTGCTTTTGCGCTGCCCAAAAATGCTGTGGTTGAGATAGTGCAAGTGCCGGAGGCAGAGCTCATTGATGTGGTATCCAGCAGAGCGCTGAGACTCAGGGAGGAATTGATAACGGTTGAGCCACTTGACAAAGTGTTAGGTATAACAGATGGTGGAAACGGTAAGAAGTCCGGAGTCCTCATACTTGTTGTTTCCATTGGAGAAGATAAACTTGGGTTAATCATTGACTCTATAGTGGATGAGGAGAACATGGTGATTAAGCCCTTACCAAAACACATGAGAAACCTGCCGTTGGTTTTTGGAGTGACAGTATCAGGTAAAAACGAGATAATCAACCTTCTGAATGTCTCAGGGGTTATAAAAGCAGCCCGGCAAGGGGCAGGACACGCCAGAGCAGCAATCCCTGCCGCAACAGAGCATCATGCGATAAAAATACTCGTTGTTGATGATTCCATAAACACAAGAGAAGTGGAAAAGAGTATTCTTGAGGCTTATGGATATGAAGTAGACATTGCAGAGGATGGCATAGAGGCACTGGAAAAAACCGGAAAACAGACATATGACGTTGTAATAACCGATGTGGAAATGCCCCGGCTTGACGGTTTTGCCTTAACTCAAACCCTAAGAAAAGATAATAATTACTCTAACACGCCCATAATAATAGTAACATCGAGGGA